A stretch of Paenibacillus sp. URB8-2 DNA encodes these proteins:
- a CDS encoding manganese efflux pump: MISPIFSLLLLAFALSLDGFGVGITYGLRKLKIPLLSVLIISICSGVVMCVSMQVGALLAKVVSPHIASLFGAVIILLMGCWSLVQLVMQKDEETPFEEAGSGPGAEESERYPALTDEQPEAEPEKSAVFSLEFRRLGIVVQILRTPSSADMDKSGSISSIEAFLLGIALSLDAFGAGLGAALLGFNPLWTSLVIALFSGSILVLGLNTGLRYAGSVWMKRASVLPALLLIAIGILKLL; the protein is encoded by the coding sequence CAGCCCCATTTTTTCATTGCTGCTGCTGGCTTTTGCCCTGAGTCTGGACGGTTTCGGTGTTGGTATTACATACGGATTGCGCAAACTGAAAATACCCCTGCTTTCCGTTCTCATTATCTCAATCTGTTCCGGTGTTGTGATGTGTGTCTCGATGCAGGTTGGCGCGCTGCTGGCCAAAGTCGTTTCGCCTCATATCGCTTCCCTGTTCGGGGCGGTCATCATACTTCTGATGGGCTGCTGGTCATTGGTACAGTTGGTGATGCAGAAGGATGAAGAGACGCCGTTCGAGGAGGCCGGTTCGGGACCTGGCGCAGAAGAGAGTGAAAGATACCCGGCATTGACGGATGAACAACCGGAAGCGGAGCCGGAGAAATCGGCGGTATTTTCCCTTGAGTTTCGCAGGCTGGGGATTGTCGTTCAAATTTTGCGAACTCCGTCTTCGGCTGATATGGATAAATCGGGCAGTATCTCATCAATAGAAGCGTTCTTGTTGGGCATTGCTCTTTCCCTTGACGCTTTCGGAGCGGGCCTTGGGGCCGCGCTCCTTGGATTTAATCCGCTCTGGACGTCGCTTGTGATCGCCCTGTTCAGCGGCAGTATCCTGGTTCTTGGACTCAACACAGGACTGCGATATGCCGGAAGCGTCTGGATGAAGCGCGCCTCGGTGCTGCCTGCTCTGCTCTTGATTGCCATAGGAATATTGAAGCTGTTATGA
- the coaE gene encoding dephospho-CoA kinase (Dephospho-CoA kinase (CoaE) performs the final step in coenzyme A biosynthesis.): MIMGLTGGIASGKSTVSAILAEKGAKVVDADAIAREVMLPGHEVLAAVAKHFGEGILLPDETLNRSKLGDIVFRDPEALKALNELTHPAIRRITRERMQALEKEAPERLVIADIPLLFESGQEDMFERILVVYAPREIQLERLMKRNGMTREQAEARLDSQMDIELKRTKADYIINNSGDVADTERQIAVLWDRLGLPC, encoded by the coding sequence ATGATTATGGGCTTGACCGGAGGAATTGCCTCCGGAAAAAGCACCGTGTCCGCCATTCTCGCTGAGAAAGGGGCAAAGGTCGTTGACGCCGACGCCATTGCACGGGAGGTCATGCTCCCCGGACACGAGGTGCTGGCCGCCGTTGCGAAGCATTTTGGCGAGGGGATACTGCTCCCCGACGAGACGCTCAACCGCTCCAAGCTGGGAGACATTGTATTCCGCGATCCTGAGGCCTTGAAGGCTCTGAATGAACTGACCCATCCGGCAATCCGCCGGATCACCCGGGAACGGATGCAGGCACTGGAGAAGGAAGCGCCCGAACGCCTGGTTATAGCTGATATCCCCCTGCTCTTCGAATCGGGGCAGGAGGATATGTTTGAGCGAATTTTGGTCGTCTATGCGCCGCGTGAAATACAGCTTGAGCGTCTGATGAAACGAAACGGAATGACACGGGAGCAAGCAGAAGCCCGGCTTGACTCCCAAATGGATATTGAGCTGAAGCGCACCAAAGCCGATTATATCATCAATAACAGCGGGGATGTGGCCGACACCGAGCGGCAGATCGCCGTTTTGTGGGACAGGCTGGGTCTGCCATGCTGA